In Streptomyces sp. NBC_00341, the DNA window TCATCTGGCCCCCCGGCGCCGCCCCGATCACCCTGGCCGTCCTCTCCCGCCGCGACGCCAAGGACGCCGAACGCGACGACGCGCTCATCGCCGGCGCCGCGAAGGTCGCGCTCGACGCCATCGGGGCGCTCGGGTAACCGGCCGTCCGCGTCCCGCTCGGTCCGGCGCTAGCATCAGCATCCTCACCGACCGCTGGAGCAGACTGCCATGCCCTTGCCACGCCTCGGAGTCGTCATCGTCACGATGGGCACTCGCCCCGTGGAGCTGGCCGCCCTGCTCGCCTCTGTGGAGAAGCAGGACGTGCCCGCGGCGCGAGTGGTCCTGGTCGGCAACGCGACGCCCCTCACAGACATCACGGCGGACGTGACCAGGATCCCGCTGGAGGAGAACCTGGGCTGCCCCGGCGGCCGCAACGTCGGGATCGGGGCGCTGAGCGACTCGGGGGAGGTGGACGTCGTCATCGAACTCGACGACGACGGCCTGCTCATCGCCCCCGACGTGTTCCGCCGGGTTCAGCGGCTGTTCGCGAACGACCCCGGGCTCGGCATCGTCGGGTTCCGGGTCGCCGACGAGAACGGGGTGACGGAGCGTCGCTGGGTGCCCCGGCTGCGCGCCGACGACCCGATGAAGGGTGGCCCGGTGACCGCCTTCCTCGGGGGTGGGCACGCCTTCTCGATGCCGATGCTCGACGGGATCGGCCACTGGCCGGCGGAGTTCTTCTTCGGGCACGAGGAGTCCGACCTCGCCTGGCGCGCCCTCGACGCGGGCTGGACGATCCTGTACGAGCCCGAACTCGTCCTCCAGCATCCGAGGACGTCCCCGGCCCGGCACCCGACCCACTACCGCTTCACCGCCCGCAACCGGGTGTGGCTGGCCCGCCGACGACTCCCGGTCCCGCTGATCCCCGTCTACCTCGGTGTCTGGATCTCCCTGACCATGGCACGGATGCGCTCGGCCGCCGGTCTGCGGGCCTGGTGGGGCGGTTTCTTCGAGGGGCTGCGGACGCCGTGCGGGCCGCGCGGGCCGATGAAGTGGCGCACCGTGTGGCGCATGACCCGGCTGGGCCGCCCGCCGGTCCTCTGACCGACCCGAAACGGGCAGCGGCCCGGGGCTCCGGCGGGGGAGTGCCGACCGCCACGGGCGCCGTTCGGGCGCACGCGGGGCCTCGATCGGGCAGGAGTCCGGGCGGAGGCGGCCGGTCCATGCGGCTTGACCAGCCGATACGGCCTCGCGGAAACGGGCACGAACGGGCACAGGTGACGCGGTGAAGAGCCTGGTCGCCGTGGGTCCCCTGCTTGTACAAACGATTCATGAGCCCGAACGGGGCCCGAGTCGCAGCGAACGCAGGGAAGTGTGTCGTGGACACCGACGAGCGCCGACGAGAGATCCTCAAGATTGCCAGACGCGAAGGGTCGGTGGACGTCACCGCACTGGCCGGCACGCTTCAGGTGGCCAAGGAGACCGTCCGGCGTGATCTGCACATCCTGGAGGAACACGGTCTGGTACGCCGCACCCACGGCGGCGCCTACCCGGTGGAGAGCGCGGGCTTCGAGACGACGCTGGCCGCCCGTACCAGCCGTCTCGTTCCCCAGAAGTCCAGGATCGCGGCGGCCGCGGCGGACCTGCTCGGTGACGCGGAGACGGTCTTCGTCGACGAGGGCTACACCCCCATGCTCGTCGCCGAGGCGCTGCCCAGGGACCGGCCCCTGACCGTGGTCACCGCGTCCCTCGCCGTGGCGACCGCGCTCGCGGACGCCGAGAAGACCACGGTGCTGCTCCTCGGCGGCCGGCTGCGCGGTTCCACGATGGCCACCGTCGACCACTGGACGACCCGGATGCTCGCGGGATTCGTCATCGACCTGGCGTATGTCGGGGCGAACGGGATCTCCCGCGAATACGGGCTGACCACGCCCGACCCGGCCGTGAGCGAGGTGAAGGCCCAGGCCATGCGCAGCAGCCGGCGCCGGGTCTTCGCCGGAATCCACACCAAGTTCGGCGCCGTCAGCTTCTGCCGCTTCGCCGAGGTCGGTGACTTCGAGTCCATCGTCACCGACACCGGTCTGGCCTCGGCGGAGGCGCAGCGCTACTCGCGTCTGGGCCCCCAGGTCATCCGCGCCTGACGCACCCTGCGGCACAGCCCGACCGCCCCGCCCCATGCCAGCCGACCGAGACGGCTGACATGACCCTTACAACTTGAAGAAGTCCCTCGATGACGAGTGATCAGGAGAACCACATGCCCCACCTTCAGCAACATCGAAGCAGGCTGAGTGTGCGTCTGGGCACGGGCGCCGCCCTCACGGCGCTGCTCGCCGGGTGCAGCGGCGCCGGCGGCGGCAGCTCGTCCGGTGACAGCGAGTCGATCAACGTCCTCATGGTGAACAACCCGCAGATGGTCCAGTTGCAGAAGCTCACCGCGGCCAACTTCACGAAGGAGACCGGCATCAAGGTCCACTTCACGGTGCTGCCGGAGAACGACGTACGCGACAAGATCACCCAGGACTTCTCCAACCAGGCGGGCCAGTACGACGTGGCCACCATCAGTAACTTCGAGGTGCCGTTCTACGCGAAGAACGGCTGGCTGCACCCGCTCGACTCGTACGCCTCCAAGGACAAGGCGTTCGACCAGGGCGACATCCTCAAGCCGCTCCGCGACTCCCTCACCGCACAGGACGGCAAGCTCTACGCCGAGCCGTTCTACGGCGAGTCGTCCTTCCTCATGTACCGCAAGGACGTCTTCGCGGAGAAGAACCTGAAGATGCCCGCCAAACCCACCTGGCAGCAGGTCGCAGACCTGGCGGCCAAGGCGGACGGCGCCAGGAGCGGCATGAAGGGCATCTGCCTGCGCGGACTGCCGGGCTGGGGCGAGGTCATCGCCCCGCTCACCACCGTCGTCAACACCATGGGCGGTACCTGGTTCGACAAGGACTGGAACGCGAAGCTCGACACACCCGAGTTCAAGAAGGCCGTCCAGTTCTACGTCGACCTGGTGAAGAAGCACGGCGAGGCGGGCGCGCCCCAGTCCGGCTACGCCGAGTGCCTCAACAACATGACGCAGGGCAAGACGGCCATGTGGTACGACGCCACCGCGGGCGCCGGATCACTGGAGGCCTCCGGCTCCCCGGTCAGGGGCAAGGTCGGATACGTGGCCGCACCCGTCGAGAAGACCGACACCTCCGGCTGGCTCTACACCTGGGCCTGGGGCATGCAGAAGGCCTCCAAGAAGACCGACAGCGCCTGGAAGTTCATCTCCTGGGCCTCCGGCAAGGGGTACGAGAACCTCGTCGGGACGAAGGTCGGCTGGCCCGACGTGCCCGCGGGCAAGCGCGCCTCCACGTACTCCAACCAGGACTACCTGAAGGACGCCGCCGCGTTCGCGAGCGTCACCCGGCAGGCCATCGCCGGCGCGAACCCCCGCGACCCCGGCACCCAGCCGAGGCCGACCGTCGGCATCCAGTTCGTCGACATCCCGGAATTCACCGACCTCGGCACCAAGGTCTCGCAGGAGATCAGCGCCGCCATCGCCGGCCGCCAGTCGGTGTCCGACGCCCTCAAGACCTCGCAGACACTCGCCGAGAAGGTCGGCAAGGAGCAGCGGTGAGTGCCCCCGTATCCACCCCGGACGTCTCGTCGCCCGGCGCGCCGGATGACGCCGCCCCGCCCCGCAGGACCGTAAAGGCCCCCGGCCGGGCGCGCGTCTGGGCCACCCGCGCCCCGCTGCTCCCCGCCCTGGTCTTCCTGATCGCCGTCACCCAACTGCCGTTCGTGGCAACCGTGGTGGTCTCGTTCTTCGACTGGAACTCGCTCTCGCCCGACCAGCGCAGCTTCAGCGCGTTCGCCAACTACAAAGAGGTGTTCAGCGACCCGAGCCTGCGCGACTCGGTGGTCACCACGGTCCTGCTCACCGCCAGTGTCGTGATCGTCAGCGTCGTGCTCGGACTCCTGCTCGCCCTGCTGCTGGACCGCAAGTTCATCGGGCGGGGGTTCGTGCGCACCCTGCTGATCACACCCTTCCTGCTGGTGCCCGTCTCGGCGGCGCTGATGTGGAAACACGTCCTGTACAACCCGGAGTACGGGCTGCTGAACGGGGCCTGGGCCTGGTTCACCGGACTGTTCGGCGCCGACAGCCCCGCGCAGCCCGACTGGATCTCCGACATGCCGCTGGCCGCGGTCGCCACCGCCCTCGTCTGGCAGTGGACCCCGTTCATGATGCTCATCCTGCTCGCCGGGCTGCAGAGCCGGTCCGCAGAGCAGATGGAGGCCGCCCGGCTGGACGGCGCCAACGCCTGGCAGATGTTCTGCTTCCTGACCCTGCCGCACCTGCGCCGCTACCTGGAACTCGGCGTGCTGCTCGGCTCGATCTACATCGTGCAGAACTTCGACGCGGTGTTCACCATCACCGCCGGCGGACTCGGCACGGCCAACCTCCCCTACACGATCTACCAGACCTTCTACCAAGCCCATGAATACGGACTGGCGTCCGCCGCGGGCGTGGTCGTGGTGATCGGCACCATCGTCGTCGCCACCTTCGCCCTGCGCGTGGTCTCGTCCCTCTTCAGCGAGGAGGCGAACCGGACATGAGCAGTACCCTGACCGCCGCGCCCACCACCCGGCCGGGCCGCGCGGAACACGCACGAACGGCGCGCAGGGGCAGGCGCCGCTCCACCGCCCTCGGCGTGGTCGCCTGGATCGTCGGCATCGTCTTCTGCGCACCCGCGCTCTGGATGCTGCTCACCTCCTTCCACTCGGAGGCCGACGCCGCGACCAATCCGCCGTCGCTCGGCGCGCCCCTCACCCTCGACGGCTACCGGGTGTTCTTCGGCGCCGGGGGAGGGGCCAGTCCCTGGCCGCCGCTGATCAACTCCGTGACCGCATCGGTCTTCTCCACGCTCTTCGTGCTCGTACTCGCGCTCCCCGCCGCGTACGCGCTCTCCATCAAGCGAGTGGAGAAGTGGACGGACGTGATGTTCTTCTTCCTGTCCACGAAGATGCTGCCGGTCGTCGCGGGGCTGCTGCCGGTGTACCTGTTCGCCAAGAACACCGGGATGCTGGACAACATCTGGTTCCTCGTCATCCTCTACACGTCGATGAATCTGCCGATCGCGGTATGGATGATGCAGTCCTTCCTGGCGGACGTGCCGGTCTCCATCATCGAGGCCGCCCAGGTCGACGGGGCCCGGCTGCCGACCGTGCTGACCAGGGTGGTGGCGCCGGTCGCCGCACCCGGAATCGCGGCCACCTCCCTCATCTGCTTCATCTTCAGCTGGAACGAACTGCTCTTCGCCCGGGTGCTCACCGGGGTGACGGCCCAGACCGCGCCCGTCTTCCTGACGAGCCTCGTCACCAGCCAGGGGCTCTTCCTCGCCCAGCTGTGCGCCGCGTCCGTCGTCGTGTCCCTGCCGGTGCTCGCCGCCGGCTTCGCCGCTCAGGACAAACTCGTCCAGGGCCTTTCTCTTGGAGCTGTCAAATGAGGGCTGCGATCATCGAGTCCATCGGCAAGGTGTCGGTCGAGACCGTCCCCGACCCCACCCCCGGTCCCCGGGACGTCGTTGTCGCCGTCCGGGCCTGCGGACTCTGCGGCACCGATCTGCACATCCTGCAGGGCGAGTTCGCCCCCGCGCTGCCGATCATCCCCGGCCACGAGTTCGCCGGCGAGATCGTGGAGACCGGCTCCGGGGTGACCGAACTGGCCGTCGGGGACAAGGTCGCCGTCGATCCGTCGCTGCACTGCCACGAGTGCCACTACTGCCGCAGCGGGCGCGGGAACCTCTGCGACAACTGGAACGCGATCGGGGTCAGCAAGCCCGGCGGGGCAGCCGAGTTCGCCGTCGCCCCGGTGGCGAACTGCGTGAAGCTCCCGGACCACGTCGACGTGGCCACCGCGGCGCTGATCGAACCGCTCTCCTGCGCGGTACGCGGCTACGACGTGCTCAGCTCCACGCTGGGCGCCAAGGTGCTCATCTACGGTTCCGGCACCATGGGACTGATGATGCTGGAGCTCGCCAAACGCACCGGCGCCGCCTCCGTCGACATCCTGGACGTCAACCCGGACCGGCTGACCACCGCCGTCAGGCTCGGCGTCTCGCGCTCCGCCGCCTCCGCGGACGAACTGGAGACGGTAAGGGGCTGGGACGTCGTCGTCGATGCCACCGGGAACGCGGGCGCCATCCAGGACGGCCTCGGCCGGGTCGCCAAGGGCGGCACGTTCCTCCAGTTCGGCGTCGCGGACTACGCGACGAAGGCCGTCATCGAGCCGTACCGGATCTACAACCAGGAGATCACGATCACCGGCTCGATGGCCGTGCTGCACAGCTACGAGCGTGCCGCCGCGCTGTTCGCCGCGGGGGTCATCGACCCTGCGGTCTTCATCAGCGACCGGCTGCCGCTGGAGCAGTACCCCGAGGCACTGGAGCGGTTCAAGGCGGGCCTGGGCCGCAAGATCGTGGTCGAGCCGTGACCGGTGGTCCCGATGCCGTCCTGGTGATGGGCGAGGCCCTCATCGACCTGGTGCCGTCCGCGGACGATCCGCGGACGCACCGGGCCCAGCCCGGCGGCGCACCAGCCAACGTCGCCGCCGGGCTGGCCCGGCTCGGCACCCCCAGCTGGTTCGCGGGCGGGCTCGGCGGCGACGGATTCGCCCGCCTGATCGAGGAGCGGCTGGCCTCCGCCGGTACGCGACTCGACCTGTGCGCCCGCTCGGTGCTGCCCACCGCACTGGCCGTGGCGGACCCGGGCCCCGACGGCACCGGCTACCACTTCCACCTGGACGACACCGCCACCTTCCGGCTGCCGGAGCGTACGGCCGAGGTGGGCCGCTTCGGCGCCGTGTACGCGGGCGGGCTCGCCGCGGTCGTCGCGCCCGCCGCAGGGGCGGTCGCCGCGACCGCGCGCGCCGGGGCCGAGCACTCCGTCCTGGTGGTCGACCCGAACGTGCGCGAGGACCGCACCCTCGACCAGGCGTCCGCCGTGCGCCGGCTGCGGGAGCTGTGCGGACGGGCCAGGATCCTCAAGGTCAGCGACGAGGACGTGGCCGTGCTCTGGCCGGGCGCGTCCCCGGAGGAGACCTGCGAGCGGCTGGCCGGGGAGAACCGGCTGGTGGTCCTCACCCGGGGCGCGGCGGGCAGCACAGCGTTCACCCCGGACCTGGAGCGGGCTTCGGTTGCCGCTGAGCGGGTCGAGGTGGTCAACACGATCGGCGCGGGTGACGCGTTCATGGCCGGGATGCTCAACTGGCTGAGCGACGCCGGGGCGTTCCGCGCCGGCGGCGCCGTACGGCTGTCGCGCGACAGGGCCGCGGAGATGCTGACGTTCGCCTCCCGGGTGGCGGCCTCCGTGGTCGCGCAGTCCGGGACGGAGCCGTCGCGGCCGCTGACAGCGGGCCCGGCTCAGGAGACGCCCACACCCCCGCTCAGGCCGCAGGCTCGATGGTGACCTTGACGTGCTTCATGATCGGCTGGTCGCTCTGGGTGCTGTAGTCGCTGAGTGCGCAGAGCACGTTCATCTCGGGCATGTAACCGGCCGCGCAGCCACGTGGGATGTCGTAGGGGATGGCGAGGTAGCCGTTGAGGGACCGCGTGCTGCCGTCCTTGGCGGTGCTGGCGATGTCCACCGGGCCCATGTCCGCGATTCCGCGTTCGCGCATGTCGGCCCGGTTCATGAAGACGAGCGTGCGCAGGTTCTTGACGCCTCGGTAGCGGTCGTTGTCCGAGTAGATCGTGGTGTTCCACTGGTCGTGGGACCGCATCGTGCCGAGCGCCAGGGTGCCGGGGGCGGGGACGACGTCGGGCAGGGCGGCGGCGGAGAACTCGGCGCGTCCGGACGGCGTGAGGAAGACCAGTTCGCGGGCGGGCTGCATGATGCGGAAGCCGAGGGGCAGCCGCACCCGGCGGTTGAAGTCCTCGAAGCCGTCGAGCGCCTCGGCCATGGTGTCCCGGATGCGGTCGTAGTCCTCGATGTACCACTCCCAGGGCGTGGCGCTGTCGGGGAGGGCCGCGCGCGCCATGCCGGCGACGATTGCCGGTTCGGAGAGCAGGTGCGGTGAGGCGGGGCGCTTCATGCCGACCGACATGTGGACCATGCTCATCGAGTCCTCGACGGACGTGCTCTGGACGCCCTTGCGCTGGTGGTCCTTCTCGGTGCGGCCGAGGCACGGGAGGATGAGGGCTCGGCGGCCGTGGACGACGTGGCTTCGGTTCAGCTTGGTGCTCACCTGCACGGTCAGGTCGCAGGAGCGCAGGGCCGCGTAGGTGTAGGGGGTGTCGGGTGCGGCGAGGGCGAAGTTGCCGCCCATGGCGACGAACACCTTCACGTCGCCGCTGTGCATCGCCGGGATGGTGCGGACGGTGTCCAGGCCGTGCTCACGGGGCGGTTCGATGTCGCAGGCCGCGGCGAGGCGGTCGAGGAACGCGTCGGTGGGGCGGTGATCGATCCCGCAGGTGCGATTGCCCTGGACGTTGCTGTGCCCCCGCACGGGGGAGGGGCCGGCGCCCTCGCGCCCCAGATTGCCTCGCAGCAGAAGGAGGTTGACGATCTCCCGGACGGTGTCGACGCCGTGTTCGTGCTGGGTCAGCCCGAGACACCAGCTGACGATGGAGCGGTCGGCCTCGCTGTACACGCGCGCGGCCTTCAGGATGTCGGCGCGGCCCAGCCCGGACTGCTCCTCGATCTCGCTCCACGGGGTGGCCTCGCACAGGGCGCGGTAGTCCTCGAAGCCGGTGGTGTGGCGGTCGATGAACACCCGGTCCAGCGCCTTGGGGTCGGATGCGGACTGCTCCAGGACCGCCTTCGCCATGCCGCGCAGGAGGGCCATGTCCCCGCCGATGCGGGGCTGCAGGTTCAGGGTGCTGGTCCGTGTCGCCTTGACGAGGGCCATGTCGGTGAAGTCGTGGGGCACGATGGTGCGGGTGGCGGCGGCCTCGACCATCGGATTGACGTGGACGATCTGGGCGCCGCGACGGTAGGCCTCGGCCAGCGCGGTGAGCATCCTGGGTGCGTTGGAGGCGGCGTTGACCCCCAGGATGAACAGGGCGTCGGCACTCTCCCAGTCCTTGAGGTCGACAGTTCCCTTGCCTGTGCCGAGCGAGGCGTGCAGGGCGCGTCCGCTGGCTTCGTGACACATGTTGGAGCAGTCCGGCAGGTTGTTCGTGCCCAGTTCACGGGCCATGAGCTGGTAGAGGAACGTGGCCTCGTTGCCGAGGCGGCCGGAGGTGTAGAACGAGGCCTGGTTGGGGTCGTCCAGCCCGCGCAGGGCACTGCCGACGACCTCGAACGCGTCCTTCCAGCTGATCGGGACGTAGTGGTCCGTCCCGGGGTCGTAGACCATCGGCTCGGTGAGCCGGCCCTGGTTCTCCAGGTCGTAGTCGCTCCACTCGGAGAGCTCGGTCACCGAATGGGCGGCGAAGAACTCGCGCCCGACCCGCTTGCGGGTCATTTCCCAGGTGACGTGCTTGATCCCGTTCTCACAGATGTCCAGGTGCAGGCCTTTGGTGTCGTCGGGCCAGGCGCATCCCGGGCAGTCGAACCCGCCGTTCTCATGGTTCATCCGCATGATCGCCCGCGGGCCGTCCACGAGCGCGCCCTCGTGCACCAGGAACTGGCTCACACTCTTCGCCGCGCCCCAGCCGGCGGCGGGGTGGCGATAGGGGCGGAATTCCGGACCCGCTTCGGGGGTGGGGCCCACCTCGGGCTCCAGGCGTTCCGGATCGTCACGGTGGGGCCTCATGACTGTTGACCTTCCGCCATTCGGGCAAATGGGTACAGAACATTACTACTGGGAAAAATATGTGGGCCGGTAGGGGCGCGCCACTCGACGTCCAGGACGGTTGGCGAATTCGCCGGGTCTGCCGGACTGCCGCCCGGCTCAGGCGCGGATAGCCTGAGACAGCCCTCGCTTCACCGCGTTGCCGAGGCAGCCCTCCCGAGGTCCCCATGAGCGATTGGCTGGTGCTTTCCGCCCTTCCCCGGCTCGTCGGAGCGGCGGTCGTCGGAGCGGCGGCGGGCGCGGTCGTAGGCGTGCTGACCAGTGCGCAGCTGGGCGTCCTCGCCGCGATCGCGGCGGCGGAGACGGCCTTCGTGGTGACGGGGTGGATCGCCCTGTGGCCCATGACAGCCGCGGCCACCCATCACAACGCCCGGCGCGAGGAGTTCCGGCCCGTCATCGAGGAGCTCGCGGTCGTCGGGTCCGCCGTGTCCGGTCTCGTCGGCATCGTGGCGCTGCTTCTGGTGGGCGACCCGGGTCTGAACCATGCCGCGGCTGTCACGGCACTCTGCGGAGTGTTCATGGCCTGGGCGGCACTGCACCTGATGTACGCCGCCCGGTACGCGTACATCTACTACCTGCCGCCGGAGGGCGGGATCGACTTCAACACCGACGACCCGCCGCGCTACAGCGACTTCCTCTACTTCAGTTACAACCTCGGCATGACCTACCAGGTCTCCGACACCGACGTCTCCAGTCCCCGGATCCGCGCGGTCGCCCTCCGGCACTGCCTGCTGTCGTACGTCTTCGGAGCGAGCATCCTGGCCACGACCATCAACCTCGTCGCCGGAATCGTCACGGGCTGACCCGCGCCGGCCGCCGGAGCCCCGGCGTTCATGAGCTCCGGCGTTCACGAGCACCGGGACAACACGCTCGCCGGGCCTCGCGTCAACGTCTGCGCGAACCGCTACGCCCCCATCCGGTGCCGATGCCGCCCACGTGCAGGGCCAGGGCAGTGAGGCCGAGCAGCATCACATTCACCGAGGAGAAGACGTCGTTCGTCGCGATGTCGGCGGCGTTGATCAGGAAGGCGATGAAGAAGAGCACAGCTGCGACGATTCCCAGCATGGTCGGGACTCCCTTTTTGATTGGGTGAAGTGTGGGTGCAGCCCGTGTGCCCCTGTTCAACACACCCATGTGTCGATAGGGCGTTCGATGCGTCGGATCGTTGGCGGTGACCGCCGGTTGGTTCGGCGACGGGCCCGGACCAATCCGTTACGACGACGGCACCGAATAGACGACATCAGCGACCGAACGCGGTTCCGGTTCTGTGACCGGAACCGCCGGAAGGGGATGCGTCTTCGTGAATGCCCGCCGTTCAACCCGTCTCACCGCCTTGCTGGCCGTGCCCGCCGCGCTCACGCTCTGCGCGGCCGTGCCCGCCATGGCGCACGACGGCCATGTCGCCGGCAGTACGACGAAAGCCGCAGACGGTGACACGTACCAGATCGATCTGAACCAGTTGAACAACTCCGGCGCGAGTGGCACGGCCCTGGTGAGCGTGGAGGGCGACAAGCTCACCGTGAAGATCGAGGCCGAGGGGCTGGTGCCCGGTCAGCCGCACGCGCAGCACATCCACGGCTCGACCGACGGCCATGACTTCCACTGCCCGGACATGAGCGCGGACAAGGACGGTGACGGCATCGTCAGCACGGCCGAGGGGCTGCCGGTGTACGGGGACATCAACATCTCCCTGACCACCAAGGGCGACACGTCCAAGGACAGCGGTCTCGCGGTCGACCGGATGCCCGTGGCGGACAAGGACGGGAAGCTGAGCTACTCCCGGACGATCCCCGTCTCGCACGCCGTCGTCGAGCACATCAAGGATCTGCACGTCGTCCAGCACGGCATCGACCCGAACGGCAACGCCAAGTACGACTTCGGCAAGGGGAAGAGCGAACTCGACCCGAAGCTGCCGCAGGAGGCCACCGCTCCGGCGAGCTGCGGCATGGTCAAGGGCGCCGCGGTCGGCTCCATGCCGACGGGTGGCGTCGAGACCGGAAGCGGGAGCACGGCGGGCGTGGAGTCGCCCGGACTGTTCGCGGCGGGCGGCGCGGCCGTTCTCGCGGCGGGCGGACTGTTCGTCGTACGGCGCCGCACGCGCACGGCCCACGCCCGGCACGACAGCTGAGGCGCTCCGCACCGGCGGACGCACCGTCGGATGCCCCGTAACGGCCGGACGCAGGGACAGGTGAAGCGATGAATGGGACACCCGACGAAGGCGCGCACCGCACGAGGGCCCGGCGGCGCGACGTCACACTCATCGCCCTCGCCGCCGCCCTGCTCCTGGCCGGTGGGCTGCTGCTGGCTCTGGGAACCAGCCGGCAGCAGCCCGCTCCACCCCCTGCCGCAGAGAAGGGGGGCCCGGTCGCCACCGAACAGCCCCCGGCGACGCGGCAGGGGGCGCGGAGCCCGGCACCGTCCGGGAAGCCGCGCACCGAGGCGCTGCCCGCGTCCCGGCCCGTCAGCATCACGATTCCCTCGCTCAAGGTGACCTCCACCCTGGAGGAGCTCGGGCTCGGCAAGGACCGGGCCATGGAGACCCCGCGGGACCCGGACAAGGCCGGCTGGTACCGGCCCGGGGCCACGCCCGGAGCCGTGGGGCCCGCCGTGATCGCGGGGCATGTCACCTGGAACGGGGCCCCCGGGGTGTTCTTCGGGCTCGGCAAGCTCGGTCCCGGTGACCGGATCAGCGTTCGGCGCGCGGACGGGCGGACCGCCGATTTCACCGTCGACCGGACCGCGCTCTACCCCAAGGACCGGTTCCCCACCGTCGAGGTGTACCGCAACCTCGATCATGCCGGGCTCCGCCTGATCACCTGTGGCGGCGACTACTCCAAGAACGACAGCCACTACGCCGACAACGTCGTCGTGTACGCCACACTCACCGGCAGCCACGGCCACGGGTAGGGCAGTCGGGCACTACTTCGGCCGTACAGGTGAAGCCGGTACCGGATCAGCTCCGGTTCCAATCCGGCGGCCCCGTGGCTCCGAATGACTGACGGAGCGGGGCTCACGGCGAGAGGTCCGCCTCAGCCGCTCGGGGCCGGGCCGGCGATCCGGCGGGATCCGGCCCTGAGCGTGCGTCACCCCCACACGTGCACCGGACCCGTCAACGGGACCCAGCCACCGCACGGGCCCGCCGTCCGGAGCCGAGACCATCGGATTCGGACAGCGGGCCGAGGAGCCGGAACTCCTTCGGTGGCCCCGTCGTCCGCTGCGCAGGTCCCGTGCCGGCTCGACAACCTCCACTCGTGAGCCGGAGCGGGACAGGCGGTCTGCCGGTGCCTGCAGCCGGCAGACCGCACCCGCCACCGTCTGCCGTACTCAGCTTCCCCAGCCGCCGCCGACCGCCCTGCTCGACAGGTACGAGTCCCGCAGCGCCGCGCGCAGGCCCGGAACGATGCCGTCGTACCGCGTGGCGAGCCGCTTGAGCGTCTGCTTGTGCTCGCGGCGTTCCTTACCGGTGAACACGCTGGTCACCTCGGCCTCGGCCGCGAACACGGCCATGGTCAGCTCGTCCACCGGGAGCGATGCCGGATCGCCGTCGAGGAGTACGGCGTCGCGAATCCGCCCCTGAAGGGCGCGCACCTGTTCCGGGGCGTTGACGACGACCCGGTCGACGGGCACCAGGCCCAGTCGCTTCTCGTGGTGGACCGTGATCGCGCCCGTCCCGGCAAGCTGCTCACGGACCGGCTTCTCGGCGGTGTGGGCCTTGTTGTGCACGAACCGGAGCCAGCGCTTCGGCTTCTCCGTGGGCAGGTCGCGCCACACCTCGGCGAGGAAGAGATCGCCCGGCGGCGTGGCGGCGCGTCGGACGACCTTGCCTCCCTCGGCGCCGAGCAGGCCGTCGACGGCCAGTTGGGTCAGCGCCCCGGCGCGCAGCAGCTGGCCGCGCCCCTGGAGGTTGGTGAGTTCGAATTTCTCGTCGTCCACGGTGTAGCAGAGCAGGTAAAGGTTCTGGGGCAGTGACCGGCGCATGTGTCTTCCTCTGCCTTCGTCGGAATCGCGTGGGCGCGGCGCGGCGACCCGTGCGAAGCGCCTGCCCGGTGCGAGCGAGCCGAATCATCCCGAAGCGCAGAGCGTGCGGAGTCGAAGCGCTTCCGTTCCCGCTCCAGGTCTCCCGTCCGGGACACGCGCGTTGGCACGGCGAAAGTCGGCCAGTTTGTGATCGGCGCAGGCCGTTCCCGCCGCGGGACGCGGAACCGCC includes these proteins:
- a CDS encoding zinc-dependent alcohol dehydrogenase family protein, coding for MRAAIIESIGKVSVETVPDPTPGPRDVVVAVRACGLCGTDLHILQGEFAPALPIIPGHEFAGEIVETGSGVTELAVGDKVAVDPSLHCHECHYCRSGRGNLCDNWNAIGVSKPGGAAEFAVAPVANCVKLPDHVDVATAALIEPLSCAVRGYDVLSSTLGAKVLIYGSGTMGLMMLELAKRTGAASVDILDVNPDRLTTAVRLGVSRSAASADELETVRGWDVVVDATGNAGAIQDGLGRVAKGGTFLQFGVADYATKAVIEPYRIYNQEITITGSMAVLHSYERAAALFAAGVIDPAVFISDRLPLEQYPEALERFKAGLGRKIVVEP
- a CDS encoding PfkB family carbohydrate kinase encodes the protein MTGGPDAVLVMGEALIDLVPSADDPRTHRAQPGGAPANVAAGLARLGTPSWFAGGLGGDGFARLIEERLASAGTRLDLCARSVLPTALAVADPGPDGTGYHFHLDDTATFRLPERTAEVGRFGAVYAGGLAAVVAPAAGAVAATARAGAEHSVLVVDPNVREDRTLDQASAVRRLRELCGRARILKVSDEDVAVLWPGASPEETCERLAGENRLVVLTRGAAGSTAFTPDLERASVAAERVEVVNTIGAGDAFMAGMLNWLSDAGAFRAGGAVRLSRDRAAEMLTFASRVAASVVAQSGTEPSRPLTAGPAQETPTPPLRPQARW
- a CDS encoding FdhF/YdeP family oxidoreductase, producing the protein MRPHRDDPERLEPEVGPTPEAGPEFRPYRHPAAGWGAAKSVSQFLVHEGALVDGPRAIMRMNHENGGFDCPGCAWPDDTKGLHLDICENGIKHVTWEMTRKRVGREFFAAHSVTELSEWSDYDLENQGRLTEPMVYDPGTDHYVPISWKDAFEVVGSALRGLDDPNQASFYTSGRLGNEATFLYQLMARELGTNNLPDCSNMCHEASGRALHASLGTGKGTVDLKDWESADALFILGVNAASNAPRMLTALAEAYRRGAQIVHVNPMVEAAATRTIVPHDFTDMALVKATRTSTLNLQPRIGGDMALLRGMAKAVLEQSASDPKALDRVFIDRHTTGFEDYRALCEATPWSEIEEQSGLGRADILKAARVYSEADRSIVSWCLGLTQHEHGVDTVREIVNLLLLRGNLGREGAGPSPVRGHSNVQGNRTCGIDHRPTDAFLDRLAAACDIEPPREHGLDTVRTIPAMHSGDVKVFVAMGGNFALAAPDTPYTYAALRSCDLTVQVSTKLNRSHVVHGRRALILPCLGRTEKDHQRKGVQSTSVEDSMSMVHMSVGMKRPASPHLLSEPAIVAGMARAALPDSATPWEWYIEDYDRIRDTMAEALDGFEDFNRRVRLPLGFRIMQPARELVFLTPSGRAEFSAAALPDVVPAPGTLALGTMRSHDQWNTTIYSDNDRYRGVKNLRTLVFMNRADMRERGIADMGPVDIASTAKDGSTRSLNGYLAIPYDIPRGCAAGYMPEMNVLCALSDYSTQSDQPIMKHVKVTIEPAA
- a CDS encoding DUF1345 domain-containing protein, whose product is MSDWLVLSALPRLVGAAVVGAAAGAVVGVLTSAQLGVLAAIAAAETAFVVTGWIALWPMTAAATHHNARREEFRPVIEELAVVGSAVSGLVGIVALLLVGDPGLNHAAAVTALCGVFMAWAALHLMYAARYAYIYYLPPEGGIDFNTDDPPRYSDFLYFSYNLGMTYQVSDTDVSSPRIRAVALRHCLLSYVFGASILATTINLVAGIVTG
- a CDS encoding class F sortase; its protein translation is MNGTPDEGAHRTRARRRDVTLIALAAALLLAGGLLLALGTSRQQPAPPPAAEKGGPVATEQPPATRQGARSPAPSGKPRTEALPASRPVSITIPSLKVTSTLEELGLGKDRAMETPRDPDKAGWYRPGATPGAVGPAVIAGHVTWNGAPGVFFGLGKLGPGDRISVRRADGRTADFTVDRTALYPKDRFPTVEVYRNLDHAGLRLITCGGDYSKNDSHYADNVVVYATLTGSHGHG